CCCCTCAATGAAATGGCCTGTCAAGAGGGCGGGGCGAGCGGGTGTGTCCCTAGCCGTGAGACGTGCGTCCATCGCCGTTGGCCATGTGTATACATGGCCACGGATTTGCGGTTACGCCTTTGGCGGCCGGTGTCCGCAATCTACCCTGGGCGGGTTGCGGTCTGCCCTCGCCGTGCACTGTGCACCTGGCCTGCGCGTGTGGAGGCTTTCTCATCCCTCAATGGGTGCCGACGTCGCACAGGTTAACTTCGTAGACTGCCGGCTCCTAAACCTCTCCGGATCTCAGCGTCAGACAAGGGGAATGAGAGGACACCGGCAAACCGAAGTTCACGCGAAAGGGCCAGTCGAGCACAGCTCTGTCGTCCGGCTCAGGCAGCCCTAGTCTGGCTCAGGCAGCCGTTGCTTGGGACTGTTGCAGCCGCCGGTAGGCGTAGTACACGTCTTTGACAATTTCGCGGGCCGCCGCGATCTTCGCCGCGTTGGCCCCGTGACGGCTTTTGACCCGCAGGTACACCTCCTTGGCGCGGCTGGGGTGCCTGCTGTGAACCGTGGCCTGGGCGCACATCACCGCCCAGTAGCGCAGGTGTTTGTTGCAGCGTTGGGGCAGCCGCCCGGTGCGCGACTTCTCGCCGCTTTGCTGCACCGAAGGGGCCAGGCCGGAGTAGCTGAGGAGCTGTTTGACGCTGCTGAAACGCGCCAGGTCGCCCATCTCGGCCAGCATGCCCATCGTCGTGAGCAGGCCCTTGCCGGGCTGGGAGAGCAGCTCCTGGGCCAGCGGGTTGTGGTCGGCCAGGTGCTTGATCTGCTCGTCCACGGCCGCCGTGGCCTGGCGCACCTGCTGCAGCAAGGACACATAGAGGGCGCCGAGGAGGTTGTAGGGCGCCTCGACCGTCGCCAGCCACTGCCCCAGCTCCTCGGTGGCGTGGACGCCGCACAGGTTGGTGGCTGCGAGGAGCTTGCCGGCACGCGCCATCATCCCGCGCAGGAGGTTGCGCAGCATGGTG
The nucleotide sequence above comes from Armatimonadia bacterium. Encoded proteins:
- a CDS encoding IS110 family transposase, whose translation is MTHIAFDVHQATSTYAYLDPSSQQPVVGRILTDCASFTNLLGDLPVPWIVALEATRSTPAICTWLRQLDCAIHLVDPQKLSGLAQARSAKTDRRDALLMLDALAHDYLPEAYLADPQVQRLRELTRAHWALVRMGTMLRNLLRGMMARAGKLLAATNLCGVHATEELGQWLATVEAPYNLLGALYVSLLQQVRQATAAVDEQIKHLADHNPLAQELLSQPGKGLLTTMGMLAEMGDLARFSSVKQLLSYSGLAPSVQQSGEKSRTGRLPQRCNKHLRYWAVMCAQATVHSRHPSRAKEVYLRVKSRHGANAAKIAAAREIVKDVYYAYRRLQQSQATAA